A genomic window from Triticum urartu cultivar G1812 chromosome 7, Tu2.1, whole genome shotgun sequence includes:
- the LOC125525933 gene encoding adenylate kinase, chloroplastic, translating to MASSTAAAAAVTSLLPPPVGAERPVPQGRLLFRASRARSSPLRLNPVRHHGLSPAPRAAKAVEAAKADPLNVMIAGAPASGKGTQCELIKAKYGLVHISAGDLLRAEIATGTDNGKQAKEFMEKGQLVPDEIVVNMVKGRLLQPDAQEKGWLLDGYPRSYSQAMALETLGIRPDIFILLDVPDELLVERVVGRRLDPETGKIYHLKYSPPENEEIASRLTQRFDDTEEKVKLRLQTHYQNIESLVSIYEDVIVKVNGNTTVEDVFGEIEKLLTSSLDKKTEMVAS from the exons ATGGCTTCCTCCACGGCCGCTGCAGCCGCAGTCACATCTCTCTTACCGCCGCCCGTGGGTGCCGAGAGGCCGGTTCCCCAGGGCCGCCTCCTCTTCCGCGCCTCCCGCGCCCGCTCCAGCCCCCTACGGCTCAACCCCGTCCGACACCACGGGCTCTCGCCGGCGCCTAGAGCGGCCAAG GCTGTGGAGGCAGCGAAGGCTGACCCTCTAAATGTCATGATAGCGGGAGCTCCGGCGTCTGGGAAGGGCACGCAGTGCGAGCTAATCAAGGCCAAA TATGGTCTGGTGCACATTTCAGCTGGAGATTTGTTAAGGGCAGAAATCGCCACAGGCACCGACAATGGGAAGCAGGCCAAGGAGTTTATGGAGAAGGGACAGCTGGTTCCTGATGAGATCGTTGTTAAT ATGGTGAAGGGGCGTCTTCTGCAACCAGATGCTCAGGAAAAGGGTTGGCTTTTGGATGGTTACCCGAGAAGTTATTCACAGGCAATGGCACTGGAAACTCTTGGAATCCGGCCTGACATTTTCATTCTATTAGAT GTTCCCGATGAACTTCTTGTTGAAAGGGTAGTTGGCAGACGGCTGGATCCTGAAACTGGGAAAATATACCATCTAAAGTATTCTCCACCTGAGAATGAAGAAATTGCATCCAGGCTTACACAAAGATTTGATGATACAGAAGAAAAG GTTAAGCTGAGGTTGCAGACTCATTATCAAAATATCGAGTCCTTGGTTTCGATATATGAAGATGTTATAGTCAAG GTAAATGGAAATACCACGGTGGAAGATGTATTCGGTGAGATCGAGAAGCTGCTCACTTCCAGCCTTGATAAGAAAACAGAAATGGTGGCTAGCTAA
- the LOC125525932 gene encoding alcohol dehydrogenase: MSISTASRRALSRIGGALRRSLSSSSSSVPDASGYHVSGGPSFMRAAVFWEPGRPLTMEEFRMPRPKAGEVLVKTKACGVCHSDLHVMKGELPFASPCVVGHEITGEVVDHGAHTPAEIVNRFPVGSHVVGAFIMPCGNCFYCVKGQEDLCESFFAYNRAKGTLYDGETRLFLRSNGKPVYMYSMGGLAEYCVVPANALAILPNSLPYTESAILGCAVFTAYGALRHAAEMRAGDSVAVIGVGGVGSSCLQIARAFGASEVIAVDVLDEKLQNAKTLGATHTVNAAKEDAVERIKEITGGRGVDVAVEALGKALTFSQCTQSVRDGGKAVMIGLAATNVVGEVDITRLVRRQVKIIGSYGARARQDLPQIVKLAESGAFNLENAISRKCKFEEANGAYEDLNQGKIVGRAVVEIM, from the exons ATGTCCATCTCCACCGCTTCCCGCCGCGCCCTCAGCCGGATCGGCGGCGCCCTCCGGCGGTccttgtcgtcgtcgtcgtcgtcggtgCCGGACGCCTCGGGGTACCACGTGTCGGGCGGGCCGAGCTTCATGCGCGCGGCCGTGTTCTGGGAGCCCGGCCGCCCGCTCACCATGGAGGAGTTCCGCATGCCGCGCCCCAAGGCCGGCGAGGTCCTCGTCAAGACCAAAG CTTGTGGAGTTTGCCACTCTGATCTCCATGTCATGAAAGGCGAACTCCCTTTCGCCAGCCCTTGTGTCGTTGGCCATGAGATCACCGGGGAGGTTGTCGACCATGGCGCGCACACGCCCGCTGAGATCGTCAATAG GTTTCCAGTTGGCAGTCATGTTGTTGGAGCCTTCATAATGCCCTGTGGGAATTGCTTTTACTGTGTGAAG GGCCAGGAAGACCTCTGTGAGTCTTTCTTTGCGTACAATCGTGCTAAAGGAACACTATATGATGGTGAAACCCGACTATTTCTACGCAGCAACG GAAAACCAGTGTACATGTACAGTATGGGCGGGCTTGCGGAGTACTGTGTTGTGCCGGCCAATGCATTAGCAATTCTTCCTAACTCGTTGCCGTACACAGAGTCAGCCATTCTAGGATGTGCTGTGTTCACCGCATATGGCGCTTTGAGGCATGCTGCTGAAATGCGTGCCGGTGATTCAGTAGCAGTGATTGGGGTTGGCGGGGTTGGCTCAAG CTGTTTACAGATAGCAAGAGCCTTTGGAGCTTCCGAAGTCATTGCGGTGGATGTTCTCGATGAGAAACTCCAGAATGCAAAAACACTTGGAGCAACCCACACTGTAAACGCAGCTAAAGAAGACGCTGTCGAAAGGATCAAG GAAATCACTGGTGGGAGAGGTGTGGATGTCGCTGTGGAGGCACTTGGCAAGGCATTAACATTTTCCCAGTGCACCCAAAGTGTACGAGATGGAGGTAAAGCTGTTATGATCGGGCTTGCTGCAACAAACGTAGTAGGCGAGGTGGATATAACCCGTCTTGTTCGCCGACAG GTCAAAATCATTGGCTCGTATGGTGCAAGAGCCAGGCAAGATCTTCCTCAGATAGTCAAGCTTGCTGAGAGCGGCGCCTTCAATCTCGAGAACGCCATATCAAGGAAATGCAAATTCGAAGAGGCGAACGGCGCCTATGAGGATCTCAACCAGGGCAAGATCGTTGGCCGAGCTGTAGTTGAAATCATGTAG
- the LOC125525931 gene encoding phosphatidylinositol-3-phosphatase SAC1 isoform X1, which yields MAAEADDPTAASATLEKFRLYETRARFYVIGSSREKRWFRVLKIDRSEPSELHLSEDPVWYSQQEVKSLLQRIAEGNRSTGGLTFVTKAYGIAGCIKFLESYYLILVTKRRQIGCICGHAIYCIDESQMITVPHSSVQTDVATSKNELRYKKLLASVDLTKDFFYSYTYPIMQSLQQNVTSAGMKETPYENLFVWNTFLTEPIRSRCRNALWSVALVHGHFKQVKLSVFGRELNVILISRRSRHFAGTRYLKRGVNDHGKVANDVETEQIVFEEEAGSWKGRMSAIVQMRGSIPLFWSQEAGRLSPKPDIFVQRYDPTYEATKLHFDDLAQRYGQPIIILNLIKTVEKRPREMMLRREFFNAVGYLNQNVPEERKLRFIHWDFHKFAKSKSANVLGVLGGVASEALDLTGFYYSGKPKVQKRRSIQLSRTSTARDVEIRASSGDLPRLSSNADALGSIASQDMRKEDSKHEPLGDAPCYQTGVLRTNCIDCLDRTNVAQYAYGLAALGRQLHAMGLTDVSKIHPDSSIASALMEMYQSMGDALAHQYGGSAAHNTVFPERQGKWKATTQSREFLKSIKRYYSNAYTDGEKQDAINLFLGYFQPQEGKPALWDLDTDYYLHVTTAGDDSYHLSSPHGNNVPGGSGDAMSPRPTLSPVPACKEDFSRMKLTSFDKLIERTCSSIRNVRLHCDADLRPSGGVGTSAMAPDAAEIQLKSPNWLFGQRKHAETVPIAKVTPVENANEGNKDETNVSLCGELNWLSSSADSCEEDNFRRYLAFTTADVDNGWYSGALLYDQDENSGAYKHYSEFCQGPVMDPFEHDPEKEGHYREALSMDIELTDDAQVEAEMKAALDDYQVIGSDLSIIPSCGSLAEDPSQLTRWIIGDEKLRVVGAVQ from the exons ATGGCGGCGGAGGCGGACGACCCGACGGCGGCGTCAGCGACGCTGGAGAAGTTCCGCCTCTACGAAACGCGCGCC AGGTTCTACGTGATCGGGAGCTCGCGGGAGAAGCGGTGGTTTCGGGTGCTCAAGATTGACCGCTCGGAGCCGTCGGAGCTCCACCTCAGCGAGGACCCCGTCTGGTACTCCCAGCAGGAGGTCAAGAGCCTACTCCAGCGCATCGCCGAGGGCAACCGCTCCACCGGCGGCCTCACCTTCGTCACCAAGGCCTACGGCATCGCAG GTTGCATCAAGTTCTTGGAGTCATATTACCTGATTTTAGTCACCAAGCGCCGTCAAATCGGTTGCATCTGTGGCCATGCTATATATTGTATAGATGAGAGCCAGATGATCACCGTCCCGCACTCATCTGTACAGACAGATGTCGCAACCTCTAAGAACGAGCTAAG GTACAAGAAGCTTTTGGCCAGTGTTGATCTCACAAAGGATTTCTTCTATAGCTACACATACCCAATCATGCAGAGCTTGCAGCAGAATGTCACCTCTGCAGGGATGAAGGAAACACCTTATGAAAATTTGTttgtatggaacactttcctgaCAGAGCCGATTCGCTCAAGGTGCCGCAATGCTCTGTGGAGTGTAGCTCTCGTTCATGGACACTTTAAGCAG GTCAAGCTGTCAGTATTTGGCAGGGAGTTAAATGTTATTCTCATTTCGAGAAGATCTCGGCATTTTGCTGGGACACG GTATTTGAAAAGAGGCGTGAATGACCATGGAAAAGTTGCAAACGATGTTGAAACAGAGCAAATAGTATTTGAAGAGGAAGCTGGTTCCTGGAAGGGAAGAATGAGCGCAATAGTACAGATGCGAGGATCGATCCCTCTCTTTTGGTCACAAGAGGCTGGCCGACTTAGTCCTAAGCCTGATATTTTTG TGCAGAGGTATGATCCTACTTATGAAGCAACCAAGTTACATTTTGATGATCTCGCTCAGCGATATGGACAGCCTATCATAATACTTAATTTAATAAAG ACTGTTGAAAAAAGGCCAAGGGAGATGATGCTCAGGCGTGAATTCTTTAATGCAGTTGGATATCTTAATCAGAATGTCCCAGAAGAGAGGAAACTGAGATTCATACACTGGGATTTTCATAAATTTGCGAAAAG CAAGTCCGCAAATGTGCTGGGTGTTTTAGGAGGTGTGGCGAGTGAAGCACTGGACCTTACTGGATTTTACTACAGTGGGAAGCCAAAAGTTCAGAAAAGAAGGTCTATCCAGCTTAGTCGAACTAGCACTGCAAG GGATGTTGAAATAAGAGCTAGTTCTGGAGACCTTCCGAGACTCTCTAGCAATGCTGATGCACTTGGTTCTATAGCTTCTCAGGATATGAGAAAAGAGGATAGCAAACATGAGCCTCTTGGTGATGCTCCTTGTTATCAAACTGGAGTTCTTCGTACGAATTGCATAGATTGCCTGGATCGCACAAATGTCGCACAGTATGCTTATGGCCTTGCTGCTTTGGGGAGGCAACTTCATGCGATGGGACTGACAGATGTTTCAAAAATCCACCCAGATAGCAGCATCGCTTCAGCTTTAATGGAAATGTACCAGAGCATGGGTGATGCACTTGCTCATCAGTACGGAGGCTCTGCAGCACATAATACG GTTTTCCCCGAGAGGCAAGGGAAGTGGAAGGCTACTACTCAATCTAGGGAGTTTCTGAAATCAATTAAACGATATTACAGCAATGCTTACACCGACGGTGAGAAACAAGATGCTATAAATTT ATTTCTGGGTTATTTCCAACCTCAAGAAGGAAAACCGGCTCTCTGGGATCTGGATACTGATTACTATCTCCACGTGACAACAGCTGGTGATGATAGCTACCATCTTAG TTCCCCACATGGAAATAATGTGCCCGGGGGATCTGGAGATGCCATGAGCCCAAGACCCACATTGAGCCCTGTGCCAGCATGTAAAGAGGACTTTTCTAGGATGAAACTTACTTCATTCGACAAACTTATAGAAAGAACCTGTAGTTCGATAAGGAATGTGAGGCTTCACTGTGATGCTGATCTAAGGCCAAGTGGTGGTGTTGGAACTTCTGCAATGGCACCCGATGCAGC TGAGATACAACTTAAAAGCCCAAACTGGTTGTTTGGTCAAAGAAAACATGCAGAGACAGTTCCAATAGCAAAAGTTACTCCAGTTGAAAATGCGAACGAGGGAAACAAAGATGAGACGAATGTGTCTCTGTGTGGGGAGCTGAACTGGCTTTCCTCCTCGGCAGATTCATGCGAGGAGGACAACTTCAGAAG GTATCTAGCATTCACGACAGCGGATGTAGACAATGGCTGGTACAGTGGAGCACTGCTATACGATCAAGATGAGAACAGCGGTGCTTATAAACATTACTCCGAATTTTGCCAG GGTCCAGTCATGGACCCTTTTGAGCACGACCCAGAGAAAGAAGGGCACTACAGGGAGGCCCTTAGCATGGACATCGAACTTACGGACGATGCACAGGTGGAGGCAGAAATGAAAGCCGCTCTGGACGACTACCAGGTGATAGGTTCAGACCTGAGCATCATCCCGTCGTGCGGCTCCCTCGCCGAGGACCCAAGCCAGCTGACAAGGTGGATCATTGGGGACGAGAAGCTGCGCGTCGTCGGCGCTGTGCAGTAG
- the LOC125525931 gene encoding phosphatidylinositol-3-phosphatase SAC1 isoform X2: MITVPHSSVQTDVATSKNELRYKKLLASVDLTKDFFYSYTYPIMQSLQQNVTSAGMKETPYENLFVWNTFLTEPIRSRCRNALWSVALVHGHFKQVKLSVFGRELNVILISRRSRHFAGTRYLKRGVNDHGKVANDVETEQIVFEEEAGSWKGRMSAIVQMRGSIPLFWSQEAGRLSPKPDIFVQRYDPTYEATKLHFDDLAQRYGQPIIILNLIKTVEKRPREMMLRREFFNAVGYLNQNVPEERKLRFIHWDFHKFAKSKSANVLGVLGGVASEALDLTGFYYSGKPKVQKRRSIQLSRTSTARDVEIRASSGDLPRLSSNADALGSIASQDMRKEDSKHEPLGDAPCYQTGVLRTNCIDCLDRTNVAQYAYGLAALGRQLHAMGLTDVSKIHPDSSIASALMEMYQSMGDALAHQYGGSAAHNTVFPERQGKWKATTQSREFLKSIKRYYSNAYTDGEKQDAINLFLGYFQPQEGKPALWDLDTDYYLHVTTAGDDSYHLSSPHGNNVPGGSGDAMSPRPTLSPVPACKEDFSRMKLTSFDKLIERTCSSIRNVRLHCDADLRPSGGVGTSAMAPDAAEIQLKSPNWLFGQRKHAETVPIAKVTPVENANEGNKDETNVSLCGELNWLSSSADSCEEDNFRRYLAFTTADVDNGWYSGALLYDQDENSGAYKHYSEFCQGPVMDPFEHDPEKEGHYREALSMDIELTDDAQVEAEMKAALDDYQVIGSDLSIIPSCGSLAEDPSQLTRWIIGDEKLRVVGAVQ; the protein is encoded by the exons ATGATCACCGTCCCGCACTCATCTGTACAGACAGATGTCGCAACCTCTAAGAACGAGCTAAG GTACAAGAAGCTTTTGGCCAGTGTTGATCTCACAAAGGATTTCTTCTATAGCTACACATACCCAATCATGCAGAGCTTGCAGCAGAATGTCACCTCTGCAGGGATGAAGGAAACACCTTATGAAAATTTGTttgtatggaacactttcctgaCAGAGCCGATTCGCTCAAGGTGCCGCAATGCTCTGTGGAGTGTAGCTCTCGTTCATGGACACTTTAAGCAG GTCAAGCTGTCAGTATTTGGCAGGGAGTTAAATGTTATTCTCATTTCGAGAAGATCTCGGCATTTTGCTGGGACACG GTATTTGAAAAGAGGCGTGAATGACCATGGAAAAGTTGCAAACGATGTTGAAACAGAGCAAATAGTATTTGAAGAGGAAGCTGGTTCCTGGAAGGGAAGAATGAGCGCAATAGTACAGATGCGAGGATCGATCCCTCTCTTTTGGTCACAAGAGGCTGGCCGACTTAGTCCTAAGCCTGATATTTTTG TGCAGAGGTATGATCCTACTTATGAAGCAACCAAGTTACATTTTGATGATCTCGCTCAGCGATATGGACAGCCTATCATAATACTTAATTTAATAAAG ACTGTTGAAAAAAGGCCAAGGGAGATGATGCTCAGGCGTGAATTCTTTAATGCAGTTGGATATCTTAATCAGAATGTCCCAGAAGAGAGGAAACTGAGATTCATACACTGGGATTTTCATAAATTTGCGAAAAG CAAGTCCGCAAATGTGCTGGGTGTTTTAGGAGGTGTGGCGAGTGAAGCACTGGACCTTACTGGATTTTACTACAGTGGGAAGCCAAAAGTTCAGAAAAGAAGGTCTATCCAGCTTAGTCGAACTAGCACTGCAAG GGATGTTGAAATAAGAGCTAGTTCTGGAGACCTTCCGAGACTCTCTAGCAATGCTGATGCACTTGGTTCTATAGCTTCTCAGGATATGAGAAAAGAGGATAGCAAACATGAGCCTCTTGGTGATGCTCCTTGTTATCAAACTGGAGTTCTTCGTACGAATTGCATAGATTGCCTGGATCGCACAAATGTCGCACAGTATGCTTATGGCCTTGCTGCTTTGGGGAGGCAACTTCATGCGATGGGACTGACAGATGTTTCAAAAATCCACCCAGATAGCAGCATCGCTTCAGCTTTAATGGAAATGTACCAGAGCATGGGTGATGCACTTGCTCATCAGTACGGAGGCTCTGCAGCACATAATACG GTTTTCCCCGAGAGGCAAGGGAAGTGGAAGGCTACTACTCAATCTAGGGAGTTTCTGAAATCAATTAAACGATATTACAGCAATGCTTACACCGACGGTGAGAAACAAGATGCTATAAATTT ATTTCTGGGTTATTTCCAACCTCAAGAAGGAAAACCGGCTCTCTGGGATCTGGATACTGATTACTATCTCCACGTGACAACAGCTGGTGATGATAGCTACCATCTTAG TTCCCCACATGGAAATAATGTGCCCGGGGGATCTGGAGATGCCATGAGCCCAAGACCCACATTGAGCCCTGTGCCAGCATGTAAAGAGGACTTTTCTAGGATGAAACTTACTTCATTCGACAAACTTATAGAAAGAACCTGTAGTTCGATAAGGAATGTGAGGCTTCACTGTGATGCTGATCTAAGGCCAAGTGGTGGTGTTGGAACTTCTGCAATGGCACCCGATGCAGC TGAGATACAACTTAAAAGCCCAAACTGGTTGTTTGGTCAAAGAAAACATGCAGAGACAGTTCCAATAGCAAAAGTTACTCCAGTTGAAAATGCGAACGAGGGAAACAAAGATGAGACGAATGTGTCTCTGTGTGGGGAGCTGAACTGGCTTTCCTCCTCGGCAGATTCATGCGAGGAGGACAACTTCAGAAG GTATCTAGCATTCACGACAGCGGATGTAGACAATGGCTGGTACAGTGGAGCACTGCTATACGATCAAGATGAGAACAGCGGTGCTTATAAACATTACTCCGAATTTTGCCAG GGTCCAGTCATGGACCCTTTTGAGCACGACCCAGAGAAAGAAGGGCACTACAGGGAGGCCCTTAGCATGGACATCGAACTTACGGACGATGCACAGGTGGAGGCAGAAATGAAAGCCGCTCTGGACGACTACCAGGTGATAGGTTCAGACCTGAGCATCATCCCGTCGTGCGGCTCCCTCGCCGAGGACCCAAGCCAGCTGACAAGGTGGATCATTGGGGACGAGAAGCTGCGCGTCGTCGGCGCTGTGCAGTAG